A genomic region of Acidobacteriota bacterium contains the following coding sequences:
- the selD gene encoding selenide, water dikinase SelD — protein sequence MSGLPRQPDNPNLLVGFDTADDAGVYKLRDDLAVVQTVDFFTPIVDDPFDYGRIAALNSINDVWAMGGTPITAMAITCFPKKGVEYSILGEIMRGGLSVLIENGVTLVGGHSVDNDQIMFGYAVTGIIHPDKVAANSGARPGDVLILTKPIGTGVISTGIKFEKADAATAAASLATMLTPGRKAAEAMQEFGVRGATDITGFGLMGHAWELAKASGVTIEIKAATVPLIHGAMEMARRKMLTSGDKKNREYVGDDVFIDTDITKETASLLFDPQTAGGMLICIAADQADALLARLRETYADAAIIGRVTNKGRRSLVVI from the coding sequence TTGAGCGGGTTACCTCGACAACCCGACAATCCGAATCTGCTAGTCGGCTTTGACACCGCCGACGACGCCGGAGTGTATAAACTCCGCGATGATCTGGCCGTAGTTCAAACCGTGGATTTTTTCACGCCAATCGTGGACGACCCGTTTGATTACGGACGCATCGCCGCGCTGAATTCAATCAACGACGTGTGGGCGATGGGCGGAACGCCAATCACCGCGATGGCCATCACCTGTTTCCCGAAAAAAGGCGTCGAGTATTCGATCCTGGGCGAAATCATGCGCGGCGGGTTGTCGGTGCTGATCGAAAACGGCGTCACGCTGGTCGGTGGTCACAGCGTGGACAATGATCAAATTATGTTTGGCTACGCCGTGACAGGAATAATTCATCCCGACAAGGTTGCGGCGAATTCCGGCGCGCGCCCAGGCGATGTTTTGATTTTGACCAAACCCATCGGCACCGGCGTTATTTCCACAGGCATCAAGTTTGAAAAAGCGGACGCCGCAACCGCCGCCGCGTCGCTGGCAACGATGCTCACTCCCGGACGGAAAGCCGCCGAAGCCATGCAGGAATTTGGTGTTCGTGGGGCAACTGACATCACGGGATTTGGGTTGATGGGACACGCCTGGGAATTGGCCAAAGCAAGCGGCGTGACAATTGAAATCAAGGCGGCGACTGTGCCACTGATTCACGGCGCGATGGAAATGGCGCGCCGAAAGATGCTGACTTCCGGCGACAAGAAAAACCGCGAATACGTCGGCGATGACGTTTTCATTGACACAGACATCACCAAAGAAACTGCCAGTTTGCTTTTCGACCCGCAAACCGCGGGAGGCATGCTGATTTGCATTGCTGCGGATCAAGCGGACGCGCTTCTGGCTCGGTTGCGAGAAACTTACGCGGACGCCGCTATCATCGGGCGCGTGACGAACAAAGGCAGGCGGTCGTTGGTTGTGATTTGA
- the recA gene encoding recombinase RecA — MAVEKSEKMKAVEAALANLEKQFGKGTVMRLGDHVNEEVPVISTSSIGIDAALGVGGVPRGRIIEVFGPESSGKTTLALHIVAEAQKAGGIAAYVDAEHALDAIYARKLGVDIDNLFISQPDSGEQALEITESLVRSNAVDVLVVDSVAALTPRAELEGEMGDSLPGLQARLMSQALRKLTAVVNKSNTCLIFINQIREKIGVMFGSPETTTGGRALKFYSSARLDIRRITQIKDGDSVIGNRTKVKVVKNKVAPPFREAEFDIMYGEGISKYGEIIDIGVENKIVDKSGAWFSYKGERLGQGRENAKNTLKENKELCARIEAEVRAALGIGKLQPAAPAAGETAAEKPAEKAAAKRAAKSDE; from the coding sequence ATGGCAGTTGAAAAAAGTGAGAAGATGAAAGCTGTCGAGGCTGCTCTGGCAAATCTGGAAAAGCAATTCGGCAAAGGCACTGTGATGCGACTGGGCGACCACGTGAACGAAGAAGTCCCGGTCATTTCCACTTCCAGCATCGGTATTGATGCGGCGCTGGGTGTCGGCGGGGTTCCACGCGGAAGAATTATTGAAGTCTTTGGCCCGGAAAGCTCCGGGAAAACTACGCTGGCGCTGCACATTGTCGCCGAAGCGCAGAAAGCCGGAGGCATCGCGGCTTACGTTGACGCCGAACACGCCCTGGATGCGATTTACGCTAGAAAGCTCGGCGTGGACATTGACAACCTATTCATTTCCCAACCCGATTCGGGCGAACAGGCGCTGGAAATCACCGAATCGCTGGTGCGCTCAAACGCGGTTGATGTTTTGGTAGTGGATTCGGTCGCGGCGTTGACTCCGCGCGCCGAACTGGAAGGCGAAATGGGCGACAGTTTGCCGGGTTTGCAGGCACGCTTGATGTCCCAGGCGCTGCGCAAACTGACGGCCGTCGTTAACAAATCCAACACCTGTTTGATCTTCATCAACCAAATCCGCGAAAAGATCGGCGTCATGTTCGGGTCGCCCGAAACCACGACTGGCGGACGCGCGCTGAAATTTTACTCGTCAGCGCGATTGGATATTCGCCGCATCACGCAGATCAAAGACGGAGACAGCGTCATTGGCAATCGCACCAAAGTCAAAGTCGTGAAAAACAAAGTTGCGCCGCCATTCCGCGAAGCCGAGTTCGACATTATGTACGGCGAAGGCATTTCGAAATACGGCGAGATCATTGACATCGGCGTCGAAAACAAGATTGTGGACAAATCCGGCGCGTGGTTTTCTTACAAAGGCGAACGGCTGGGGCAAGGCCGCGAAAACGCCAAGAACACGCTGAAGGAGAACAAAGAGCTTTGCGCTCGCATTGAAGCAGAAGTCCGCGCCGCGCTGGGCATCGGCAAACTGCAACCGGCAGCGCCTGCGGCTGGCGAAACTGCTGCGGAAAAACCGGCGGAAAAAGCGGCAGCCAAACGCGCTGCGAAATCGGACGAGTAG
- a CDS encoding DUF4097 family beta strand repeat protein, with protein MSKLSLRLMMFLILIALAALTVSAQDFQRTYNLGPGGSVSIHNISGDVIVTGYDGQAIIVTGIKTGRDRDRVNFDDRTSGNSVDVRVDYPDRCEDCRVDVRFEVKVPRNISYKFNSFSSVSGNVNVTGVTGELTAKSVSGDTTVNNVNGTVNATSVSGEVHVGKVEGTVSAKSTSGDVEVEIISLEGAGSMEFASVSGDVSVKLPGNLDAEVKLSSMSGRLKTDFPLEIEESKYGTGRKAAGRLGSGSRNLKISTVSGDVSLLRM; from the coding sequence ATGAGCAAACTTTCTCTTCGACTGATGATGTTTTTGATTCTGATCGCGCTGGCGGCTCTGACGGTTTCGGCGCAGGATTTTCAGCGCACATACAATCTTGGTCCGGGCGGATCTGTCAGTATTCACAACATTTCCGGCGATGTCATCGTGACCGGTTACGACGGCCAGGCAATCATCGTCACGGGCATCAAAACAGGCCGGGACCGCGACCGCGTCAACTTCGACGATCGCACTAGCGGCAATTCAGTGGATGTCCGCGTGGATTATCCAGACCGTTGCGAAGATTGCCGCGTGGACGTTCGTTTTGAAGTCAAAGTCCCACGCAACATCAGTTACAAATTCAATTCGTTTTCCAGTGTCAGCGGCAACGTCAATGTCACAGGCGTCACAGGGGAATTGACCGCCAAATCCGTCAGTGGCGACACAACCGTCAACAACGTCAATGGTACAGTCAACGCCACTTCGGTCAGCGGCGAAGTTCACGTCGGCAAAGTCGAAGGAACTGTCAGCGCCAAATCCACCAGCGGTGACGTAGAAGTCGAAATTATTTCGTTGGAAGGCGCCGGTTCGATGGAATTCGCTTCGGTCAGCGGCGATGTCAGCGTCAAACTGCCCGGCAATCTGGACGCCGAAGTGAAGTTGTCTTCGATGAGCGGACGATTGAAAACCGATTTTCCACTGGAAATTGAAGAATCGAAATACGGCACAGGCCGCAAAGCCGCCGGCCGTTTGGGCAGCGGTTCCCGCAACCTGAAAATTTCCACGGTTTCGGGCGATGTCAGCTTGTTGCGGATGTAA